A region from the Musa acuminata AAA Group cultivar baxijiao chromosome BXJ1-10, Cavendish_Baxijiao_AAA, whole genome shotgun sequence genome encodes:
- the LOC103968910 gene encoding uncharacterized protein At5g41620 produces the protein MEGGKGVAIDDEEGSAGVKEDALGLKLRRGVTVGKKGGLCTPVPTWKLGDAGSADADAGEPKRSSVSARKLGANLWEIQDLMPVSVMSRRGAKIRRHGDGKALDDGPDRLAVRHEDLPQSAGSLRRQVAASLVKHYKLNERNSRALQPVSPASYSSSMEIAAISEAITPSSSVNLKGKLGEAGYSLQTSTELLKVLNRIWSLEEQHACNVSLVKALKVELEHAQARIQELMQEQHVYRHEMDDLMKQVTEDKLIRKNKEQQKIKAAVQSIRDELEDERRLRRRSESLHRKLGKELSEVNAAYMKAVKDLERERKTNSPLEDLCDEFAKAVTDYEQEVRELKQKSQVACDHKVDRLVLHISEAWLDERVQMNIAEDQGDLAEKTTITDRLSSEIESFLRARRSRAFGNDRLYRKDEKKDTNMRRQSLESVHLNGTTSAPHDADDDDDDDDSVASEMHCFELNMATRGNGSRDQPKQNTQNGIEKLDSKRTSTLPGEKIGCSESKDDSSEYGEQMDKTKLRGSKVQLLDRVQGVHSPTDAESDKVAVDHIELSRAKKSDYRCSQEHGHDTKLTWARWHGSRHLTANSLRYLSEISECYPEDHGNHHRESSHNHLLWRTQLGSAGGGDTDSGDVHQITSPVRQWKYQISSPNQVVAPESSSKSAQGSKEGTLKAKLLEARLEGKHTRLKSLRRSSVARARQ, from the exons ATGGAAGGGGGGAAAGGGGTGGCAATTGATGATGAGGAGGGGAGTGCTGGTGTAAAAGAGGACGCTTTGGGCTTAAAGCTGAGGAGAGGGGTTACTGTGGGGAAAAAGGGCGGTCTTTGCACGCCGGTGCCCACCTGGAAGCTGGGGGACGCCGGTTCTGCGGACGCCGACGCGGGCGAACCCAAGAGGAGCTCGGTGTCCGCTCGAAAGCTCGGCGCGAACCTCTGGGAGATCCAGGACCTGATGCCCGTCTCCGTGATGAGCCGGAGGGGCGCCAAGATCCGACGCCATGGCGATGGGAAGGCGCTCGATGACGGTCCCGATCGCTTGGCCGTTCGTCATGAGGACCTG CCTCAAAGTGCAGGAAGTTTAAGGAGGCAAGTTGCAGCTTCATTGGTCAAGCATTACAAGTTGAATGAGAGAAATAGTCGAGCCCTACAACCTGTATCTCCTGCAAGTTATAGTAGTTCTATGGAG ATTGCTGCTATTAGTGAAGCCATCACTCCTAGCAGTTCTGTCAATCTTAAGGGAAAGCTTGGGGAGGCAGGATATAGTCTTCAAACATCGACAGAACTATTGAAAGTACTGAATCGCATTTGGAGCCTGGAAGAACAACATGCTTGCAATGTCTCATTGGTGAAAGCATTGAAGGTTGAGTTAGAACATGCGCAGGCACGCATTCAGGAGCTGATGCAAGAGCAGCATGTTTATCGGCATGAAATGGATGATCTAATGAAGCAAGTTACCGAAGACAAACTGATTAGAAAGAACAAGGAGCAACAAAAGATCAAAGCAGCAGTGCAGTCGATACGGGATGAGCTTGAAGATGAGAGGCGTCTCCGAAGACGCTCTGAAAGTCTTCACCGGAAACTTGGGAAAGAGTTGTCCGAAGTGAATGCAGCATACATGAAGGCTGTGAAAGAtctagaaagagagagaaaaacaaaTAGCCCTTTGGAGGACCTATGCGATGAATTTGCTAAGGCTGTTACAGATTATGAGCAGGAAGTAAGGGAGTTGAAGCAAAAATCTCAAGTAGCTTGCGACCATAAGGTAGATCGGTTAGTACTTCATATATCAGAAGCATGGCTAGATGAGCGGGTTCAGATGAACATTGCAGAAGACCAAGGGGATTTGGCTGAAAAAACAACAATTACAGACAGGCTAAGCAGTGAAATTGAATCCTTTCTTCGAGCTAGAAGGTCCAGGGCCTTTGGGAATGATCGTCTGTACCGAAAGGATGAAAAGAAAGACACTAATATGCGGCGCCAATCTCTCGAGTCCGTCCACTTAAATGGGACTACCAGTGCGCCTCATGAtgctgacgatgatgatgatgatgatgattctgtTGCGAGTGAGATGCACTGCTTCGAGCTTAACATGGCAACTCGCGGAAATGGAAGTCGTGACCAGCCGAAACAAAATACTCAAAATGGGATAGAAAAACTGGATTCCAAGAGAACATCTACTTTACCAGGAGAAAAGATAGGATGCTCTGAAAGCAAAGATGATTCGTCCGAATATGGCGAACAAATGGACAAGACAAAGTTACGTGGAAGCAAAGTGCAGCTTTTAGACAGGGTGCAGGGAGTACACTCTCCTACTGATGCGGAAAGTGACAAAGTGGCAGTGGATCATATTGAACTATCTAGAGCGAAGAAATCTGATTACCGTTGCTCTCAGGAACATGGGCACGATACAAAACTGACGTGGGCTCGCTGGCATGGTTCGAGGCACCTGACTGCTAATTCACTAAGATATCTTTCAGAAATTTCTGAGTGCTATCCAGAGGATCATGGTAATCATCATAGAGAAAGCTCTCACAATCATTTATTGTGGAGGACTCAGCTTGGTTCAGCTGGTGGCGGAGACACTGATTCAGGAGACGTTCACCAGATCACTAGTCCAGTTCGACAATGGAAGTACCAGATCAGCTCTCCCAACCAGGTTGTTGCACCTGAATCCTCGTCGAAATCAGCACAAGGATCAAAAGAGGGCACTCTGAAGGCAAAGCTGCTTGAGGCAAGATTAGAGGGGAAGCATACTCGTCTGAAATCCTTGAGACGTTCCTCGGTGGCTAGAGCTAGACAGTGA